The following proteins come from a genomic window of Paucimonas lemoignei:
- the artM_5 gene encoding putative ABC transporter ATP-binding protein, giving the protein MTFDWNYMFGLLSDAEFWRATWTVIKLSTLTWVLSIGLGFLLALAKQSRHGLLSLPARGYIWLFRSLPLLVLLIFIYNLPQALPSTSVVLADPFWSGLLAMVICETAYVAEIHRGGLLSIPKGQGEAARALGLRFFGTQWRVVIPQALRVALPSLANEYISIVKLTSLVSVISLTEILMVGQRLYSQNFLVIETMAAVAFFYVFIVTVFDFLLKRLERFLDVNHRNVSRVPDAAVLALATQQRTALQRPASNGQPALQATRLHKAYNDIEVLGSVNLQVQPGEVVSVIGPSGSGKTTLIRLLNGLEQLDNGEIRINGQPFIHLNKVGALKPQYIEHAEHRLNIGMVFQSFNLFPHLSVLDNLLMAPKYHRLGRTDELRQQAYALLHKVGMLDHAWKYPHQLSGGQQQRVAIARALMMRPQIMLFDEPTSALDPEKVNEVLQVIEALAEEGITMVIVTHEMNFAFKVSDRIVFMEKGRVVCDDTPGALRSGQNPRVEAFLKDVSLA; this is encoded by the coding sequence ATGACATTCGACTGGAATTACATGTTTGGTTTGCTGAGCGATGCCGAGTTCTGGCGGGCGACGTGGACGGTGATCAAGCTCAGTACGCTGACGTGGGTGTTGAGCATCGGCCTGGGCTTTCTGCTGGCGCTGGCCAAGCAATCCAGGCATGGCCTGCTCAGTCTGCCGGCACGTGGGTATATCTGGTTGTTCCGCAGCCTGCCGCTACTGGTGCTGCTGATCTTCATCTACAACCTGCCGCAGGCACTGCCCAGCACCTCGGTGGTGCTGGCGGACCCGTTCTGGTCCGGCCTGCTGGCCATGGTGATCTGCGAGACGGCGTATGTGGCTGAAATTCATCGCGGCGGTTTGCTCTCGATTCCCAAAGGGCAGGGCGAAGCGGCGCGGGCATTGGGCCTGCGGTTTTTCGGCACCCAATGGCGCGTGGTGATCCCCCAGGCCTTGCGCGTGGCGTTGCCGTCGCTGGCCAACGAATACATCTCCATCGTCAAGCTCACCTCGTTGGTGTCGGTGATCTCGCTCACTGAAATCCTGATGGTCGGCCAGCGCCTGTATTCGCAGAACTTCCTGGTGATCGAAACCATGGCGGCGGTGGCGTTCTTCTACGTGTTTATCGTCACCGTGTTCGACTTCCTGCTTAAACGCCTGGAGCGCTTTCTCGACGTTAACCACCGCAACGTTTCCCGCGTGCCGGATGCGGCGGTGCTGGCATTGGCCACGCAACAGCGCACCGCTCTGCAGCGCCCGGCGAGCAATGGGCAGCCGGCATTGCAAGCCACGCGTTTGCACAAGGCCTACAACGACATTGAAGTGCTCGGCTCGGTGAACCTGCAGGTTCAACCCGGCGAAGTGGTGTCGGTGATCGGCCCGTCAGGCTCCGGCAAGACCACGCTGATCCGCTTGCTCAACGGCCTGGAGCAGCTGGACAACGGTGAGATCCGGATCAACGGCCAGCCATTCATACACCTCAACAAGGTTGGCGCGCTGAAACCGCAGTACATCGAGCACGCCGAGCATCGCCTGAACATTGGCATGGTGTTCCAGAGCTTCAATCTGTTCCCGCATTTGAGCGTGCTCGACAACCTGCTGATGGCGCCCAAATACCATCGCCTGGGCCGTACCGACGAACTCAGGCAACAGGCCTACGCGCTGCTGCACAAGGTGGGCATGCTCGACCACGCTTGGAAGTACCCGCACCAATTGTCCGGCGGCCAGCAACAACGCGTGGCCATCGCCCGCGCCTTGATGATGCGCCCGCAAATCATGCTGTTCGACGAGCCCACCTCGGCGCTGGACCCGGAAAAAGTCAACGAAGTGCTGCAGGTGATCGAGGCCCTGGCCGAGGAGGGCATCACCATGGTGATCGTCACTCACGAGATGAACTTCGCCTTCAAGGTCTCCGACCGCATCGTATTCATGGAGAAGGGTCGCGTTGTCTGCGACGACACGCCGGGCGCCCTGCGCAGTGGCCAGAACCCACGCGTGGAGGCGTTCCTCAAGGACGTCTCGCTGGCGTGA
- the fliY_6 gene encoding putative glutamine-binding periplasmic protein translates to MTAFRKSVRPLAVCLLGAAVAMTSLAASAFQQDGKIIAGSDLTFFPYEYMENNKPAGFDIEFMDGLGKVMGRKVETLDTRFPNLITGLQAGRFDITNSSMYITAERVKVIDMIPYLKSGESILTLKGSAYQPKTPEEFCGHKIGSMGATSWLAQMNKLSTEYCVAKGLKPIQISEYGTDPQTTQALLAHAVEAQITDAAVARGVIDKLGSRVVISSDTLIYPVLNGFGVKKGNDAVKQALLDGLEKYRATPEYAALLKKYNFQAPTDADIAALMPK, encoded by the coding sequence ATGACAGCGTTTCGTAAAAGTGTTCGCCCCCTTGCCGTGTGCCTGCTGGGCGCTGCGGTCGCGATGACTTCCCTGGCGGCCTCGGCGTTTCAGCAGGACGGCAAGATCATCGCCGGTTCCGACCTGACGTTCTTCCCCTATGAATACATGGAGAACAACAAACCCGCAGGTTTTGATATCGAGTTCATGGACGGTCTGGGCAAGGTCATGGGCCGCAAGGTCGAGACCCTCGACACGCGCTTTCCCAATCTGATCACCGGCCTGCAGGCCGGGCGCTTCGATATCACCAACTCGTCGATGTACATCACCGCTGAACGGGTCAAGGTCATCGACATGATCCCTTACCTCAAAAGCGGTGAGTCGATCCTGACCCTTAAAGGCAGTGCCTACCAGCCCAAGACTCCAGAGGAATTCTGCGGCCACAAGATCGGCTCCATGGGCGCGACTTCGTGGCTGGCACAGATGAACAAGCTGTCAACCGAGTACTGCGTGGCCAAAGGCCTCAAGCCGATCCAGATCAGCGAATACGGCACCGACCCGCAAACCACCCAGGCGTTGCTGGCTCACGCTGTTGAAGCACAGATCACCGACGCCGCCGTGGCGCGTGGCGTCATCGACAAACTGGGCAGCCGCGTGGTGATTTCTTCCGACACCCTGATCTACCCGGTGCTCAACGGCTTCGGCGTGAAAAAGGGCAATGACGCGGTCAAGCAAGCCTTGCTCGACGGTCTGGAAAAATACCGCGCGACCCCTGAGTACGCAGCCTTGCTCAAAAAGTACAACTTCCAGGCACCCACTGATGCCGATATCGCGGCGCTGATGCCCAAATAG
- a CDS encoding putative phosphorous compounds metabolism-related dioxygenase produces the protein MIEQSQIEQFQRDGFLVVEGVLSMDEVATLQHDFDQWVEESRSHDQGWGATIDGRARFDLEGDHRPDHPSLRRVSSPTEISPAFERAAFHSRMATISAQLIGAGGTRFHHSKINSKLPHTATQVKWHQDFLFTPHSNDDLVTALLMVSEVTPENGPLNVIPGSHKGPLWSHWQNQRFTGAVDDDVVEQHCQQPVACYGPAGSVCFMHTRLLHASSPNETELPRTLFISVYAAEDALPYGESPLPSAHAGLLVAGEESGLVRTTENQLRLPQKPRGASFFVQQAGQDSATA, from the coding sequence ATGATCGAGCAATCGCAAATCGAGCAATTCCAGCGTGACGGATTCCTGGTGGTAGAAGGCGTGCTGTCCATGGACGAAGTGGCCACGCTGCAACATGACTTCGACCAGTGGGTGGAGGAAAGCCGCAGCCATGACCAGGGTTGGGGCGCCACGATAGATGGCCGCGCACGTTTTGATCTGGAAGGCGATCACCGCCCTGATCACCCGTCGTTGCGCCGGGTGAGTTCGCCCACCGAAATTTCACCGGCGTTTGAGCGTGCAGCGTTTCACTCGCGTATGGCGACGATCTCTGCGCAGTTGATCGGCGCCGGTGGCACGCGTTTTCATCACAGCAAGATCAACTCGAAATTGCCCCACACCGCCACCCAGGTGAAGTGGCACCAGGACTTTCTGTTTACGCCCCACAGCAACGACGACCTCGTCACCGCGCTGCTGATGGTCAGCGAAGTCACGCCGGAAAATGGCCCGCTGAACGTGATCCCCGGCAGCCATAAAGGGCCGCTATGGTCGCACTGGCAGAACCAGCGTTTTACCGGCGCCGTTGACGACGACGTGGTGGAACAACACTGCCAGCAACCGGTGGCCTGTTATGGCCCGGCTGGCTCCGTGTGCTTTATGCACACCCGCCTGTTGCATGCCTCCAGCCCTAACGAGACCGAATTGCCGCGCACCTTGTTCATCAGCGTGTATGCCGCTGAAGACGCGCTGCCCTATGGCGAAAGCCCCTTGCCCAGTGCACATGCCGGTCTCTTGGTGGCCGGTGAAGAAAGTGGCTTGGTGCGCACCACCGAAAACCAGCTGCGCCTGCCACAGAAACCCCGTGGCGCCTCGTTCTTCGTGCAACAGGCCGGACAAGATTCAGCGACTGCCTAA
- a CDS encoding putative aldolase has translation MALSLEEQARIDLAATFRIIAHLGMHEAVANHFSAAVSADGKQFLLNPKWKHFSRIRASDLLLLNADDTSCADNPDVDATAWSIHGQIHRLLPQTRAVLHLHPVYTTAVACLAKPHIPPIDQNTARYFNRVAVDELYGGMADTEAEGARLAGLLGGKSRLLMGNHGVMVTAGSIGEAFDDIWTLERSCQILVTAWSTGQPLRVLSDDVAEKTARAWEGITDFSCRHFEEMKQMMIDADASVLD, from the coding sequence ATGGCGTTATCCCTCGAAGAACAGGCGCGCATTGATCTGGCGGCGACCTTTCGCATCATTGCCCACCTGGGCATGCATGAAGCGGTTGCCAATCACTTCAGCGCTGCCGTGTCGGCTGATGGCAAACAGTTTTTGCTCAACCCCAAGTGGAAGCACTTCTCGCGCATCCGTGCCAGCGACCTGCTGCTGTTGAACGCTGACGATACTTCCTGTGCCGATAACCCGGATGTGGATGCCACCGCCTGGTCGATCCACGGGCAGATCCACCGCTTGTTGCCGCAAACCCGCGCCGTGCTGCATTTGCACCCGGTGTACACCACGGCGGTTGCCTGCCTCGCCAAACCGCATATCCCGCCGATCGACCAGAACACCGCGCGCTATTTCAACCGTGTGGCGGTGGACGAACTCTACGGCGGCATGGCCGACACCGAGGCCGAAGGCGCGCGCCTGGCGGGCTTGCTCGGTGGCAAGAGCCGCCTGCTGATGGGCAACCATGGTGTGATGGTCACAGCCGGGTCCATTGGTGAGGCGTTCGACGATATCTGGACCCTGGAGCGTTCGTGCCAGATCCTCGTCACGGCCTGGTCCACCGGGCAGCCGCTGCGCGTGTTGTCTGACGATGTGGCGGAGAAAACCGCGCGGGCCTGGGAAGGGATTACCGACTTCTCGTGCCGGCATTTTGAAGAGATGAAGCAAATGATGATCGACGCCGATGCGTCGGTACTCGACTGA
- the argE_2 gene encoding acetylornithine deacetylase, whose translation MNSSRDLLAQLVRFDTTSRESNLALIDFVRTWLQGCGVTCELVFNDDKSKANLLATIGPADVPGIVLSGHTDVVPVDGQRWSVAPFDLTQKDGRLYGRGTADMKGYIACVLALVPALVDAPLRMPVHIALSYDEEVGCLGVRTLIERFHAQPVKPLLCVIGEPTELKPVLGHKGKLAMRCDVHGAACHSAYAPSGVNAIEYAARLISELVQLGEGLKSPAHLDPRFDPPFSTVQTGVINGGKALNIVPQHCSFDFEVRAIPAQDPWQVADALRHYAEHSLLPAMQAVSAQSAISISELSSYPGLATSPESQAAEWVAQFCGSREYGTVAFGTEGGLFDQAGIPTVVCGPGSMAQGHKPDEFISVEQLEACDLMLERVLAFVRE comes from the coding sequence ATGAATAGCAGCCGCGATCTGCTGGCGCAATTGGTGCGTTTCGACACCACCAGCCGCGAATCCAACCTGGCCCTGATCGACTTCGTGCGCACCTGGTTGCAGGGCTGCGGCGTGACCTGTGAACTGGTGTTCAACGACGACAAAAGCAAGGCCAACCTGCTGGCGACCATCGGCCCGGCCGACGTGCCGGGCATTGTGTTGTCCGGGCACACCGACGTGGTGCCGGTGGACGGCCAGCGCTGGAGCGTGGCGCCGTTCGACCTGACGCAAAAAGACGGCCGGTTGTATGGCCGTGGCACGGCGGACATGAAGGGCTATATCGCCTGCGTGCTGGCGTTGGTGCCCGCGCTGGTGGACGCGCCGTTGCGCATGCCGGTGCATATCGCCCTGTCCTATGACGAAGAGGTCGGCTGCCTGGGCGTGCGCACATTGATCGAGCGTTTTCACGCGCAACCGGTCAAGCCGCTGCTGTGTGTGATCGGCGAGCCCACCGAGCTCAAGCCTGTTTTGGGCCACAAGGGTAAACTGGCCATGCGTTGCGATGTGCACGGCGCAGCATGCCATTCGGCCTATGCGCCCTCGGGGGTCAATGCCATCGAGTACGCGGCGCGTCTGATCAGCGAATTGGTGCAGCTCGGCGAAGGGCTCAAGTCTCCTGCGCATCTTGACCCGCGTTTTGATCCGCCGTTTTCTACGGTGCAGACCGGTGTCATCAACGGCGGCAAGGCACTCAATATCGTGCCGCAGCATTGCAGCTTTGATTTTGAAGTACGGGCGATTCCGGCTCAGGATCCCTGGCAGGTGGCTGATGCGCTGCGGCATTACGCTGAACACAGCCTGCTGCCCGCCATGCAGGCGGTGAGCGCGCAATCGGCCATCAGCATCAGCGAGTTGTCCAGTTACCCAGGATTGGCGACGTCCCCCGAGAGCCAGGCGGCTGAGTGGGTGGCGCAGTTCTGTGGTTCACGGGAATACGGCACCGTAGCATTCGGCACCGAGGGAGGGTTGTTTGACCAGGCCGGCATTCCCACGGTGGTGTGCGGGCCGGGCAGCATGGCGCAGGGTCACAAGCCGGATGAATTCATCAGCGTGGAGCAACTGGAAGCCTGTGACCTGATGCTGGAGCGAGTATTGGCGTTTGTGCGCGAATAG
- the fimA gene encoding FimA protein, with product MTFSVVARCAETGQLGIAISSSSIAVGARCPWLRAGVGAVASQNITLPSLGPGVLDLLEQGLAPGEALAAVFADQEHSDYRQVTVIDHLGRTAHFSGAQTLGIHAAVSGEQCVAAGNMLADPSVIEAMVRAFEQASGHLADRLLAAMHAAVAAGGEAGPVHSAALLVVDAVSWPIVNLRVDWADEAPIGALDRLWQAYRPQLQDYIDRALNPQSAPGYAVPGDDR from the coding sequence ATGACTTTTTCCGTTGTCGCCCGTTGTGCCGAAACCGGGCAGCTGGGCATCGCGATCAGCTCGTCGAGCATTGCCGTGGGCGCACGTTGCCCCTGGTTGCGGGCGGGGGTGGGCGCGGTGGCGTCGCAGAACATCACGCTGCCGAGCCTGGGGCCAGGCGTTCTTGATCTGCTGGAGCAGGGCCTTGCGCCTGGCGAGGCATTGGCGGCGGTATTCGCCGATCAGGAACACAGTGACTATCGCCAGGTGACGGTGATTGATCATCTGGGCCGAACCGCGCATTTCAGTGGCGCCCAGACCCTGGGCATTCACGCAGCGGTCAGCGGCGAGCAATGCGTGGCAGCGGGGAATATGCTGGCCGATCCGAGCGTGATCGAGGCCATGGTACGAGCCTTCGAGCAAGCATCGGGGCACCTGGCTGACCGTCTGCTGGCCGCGATGCACGCCGCTGTGGCCGCAGGCGGTGAGGCCGGGCCGGTGCATTCGGCCGCACTGCTGGTGGTCGACGCTGTGTCCTGGCCTATCGTCAACCTGCGCGTGGATTGGGCCGATGAAGCCCCGATCGGGGCACTCGATCGGCTGTGGCAGGCCTATCGCCCGCAACTGCAGGACTACATCGACCGCGCCCTCAACCCGCAGAGTGCTCCGGGCTATGCGGTGCCGGGGGACGACCGATGA
- the oxyR_3 gene encoding LysR family transcriptional regulator, translating into MLSRITQRQLEYFVASGEAGSISAAAERIHVSSPSISAAITHMEAELGIQLFIRHHAQGISLTAVGRQVMQEAKQILEQMNNLYTIASESLNTVRGPLRVGCLESLAPMITPELVFGFGRAFPGVRLTQAEGNHEELLEKLRSGELDIALTYDLVTSPDIDFQPLAHLPPYVMVGEYHPLANSPAVSMQELEAHPVVLLDTPWSRDYFLSLFIQAGTTPNIIMRSTNLETVRAMVGNGVGYSFANARPKSNMSQDGKRVIRLRLAGTHRPMKLGYATASNTQLSRVVSAFAERCRLFVSDQYIPGMAPPSFFDPHAVRDGSELARPQT; encoded by the coding sequence ATGCTCAGTCGAATTACTCAGCGTCAGCTGGAGTATTTTGTCGCATCCGGCGAGGCGGGCAGCATCAGTGCAGCAGCCGAACGCATCCATGTGTCCTCGCCTTCTATCTCGGCGGCCATCACCCATATGGAGGCCGAGCTGGGTATCCAGTTGTTTATCCGCCATCACGCCCAAGGTATTTCCCTGACGGCGGTGGGGCGCCAGGTGATGCAGGAGGCCAAGCAGATCCTGGAGCAGATGAACAACCTCTACACCATTGCTTCGGAGTCGTTGAACACCGTGCGCGGGCCGTTACGGGTGGGGTGCCTGGAGTCGCTGGCACCGATGATTACCCCGGAACTGGTGTTTGGTTTCGGCCGCGCATTTCCAGGCGTACGGTTGACGCAGGCCGAGGGCAACCATGAGGAACTGCTGGAGAAACTGCGCAGCGGCGAACTGGATATCGCCCTCACCTACGACCTGGTGACCAGCCCGGATATCGACTTCCAGCCGCTGGCGCACCTGCCCCCTTATGTGATGGTTGGCGAGTATCACCCGTTGGCCAACTCGCCGGCGGTGAGCATGCAAGAGCTGGAGGCGCACCCGGTGGTGCTGCTCGACACGCCCTGGAGCCGTGACTATTTCCTCAGCCTGTTTATCCAGGCAGGCACCACGCCGAACATCATCATGCGCTCCACCAACCTGGAAACGGTGCGTGCCATGGTCGGCAATGGCGTTGGCTATTCCTTCGCGAACGCTCGGCCAAAATCGAACATGTCTCAGGATGGTAAACGGGTGATTCGCCTGCGGCTGGCCGGCACACATCGACCGATGAAGCTGGGTTATGCCACCGCCAGCAACACTCAGTTGTCACGCGTGGTATCGGCATTTGCTGAACGCTGCCGCCTGTTCGTGTCCGACCAGTACATACCCGGCATGGCCCCGCCGAGCTTTTTTGATCCGCATGCGGTGCGTGACGGTAGCGAGCTTGCTCGCCCTCAAACATGA
- the yabJ_6 gene encoding translation initiation inhibitor, yjgF family protein, with translation MPTHTRIRMFNTKQTYPNQALDNDLCQAVRAGNTVYVRGQIGTDFDGNLIGLGDPRAQAEQAMKNVKQLLEEAGSDLSHIVKTTTYLIDPRYREPVYQEVGKWLKGVFPISTGLVISGLGQPEWLMEIDVIAVVPDDWTAP, from the coding sequence ATGCCTACCCACACCCGCATCCGCATGTTCAATACCAAACAGACCTACCCCAACCAGGCGCTGGACAACGATCTGTGTCAGGCCGTGCGCGCTGGCAACACCGTTTATGTGCGCGGCCAGATCGGTACTGACTTCGACGGCAACCTGATCGGCCTGGGCGACCCGCGTGCACAGGCGGAACAGGCAATGAAAAACGTCAAGCAGCTGCTTGAGGAGGCAGGTTCTGACCTGTCGCACATCGTGAAGACCACCACCTATCTGATCGACCCGCGCTACCGCGAGCCGGTGTACCAGGAAGTGGGCAAATGGCTCAAAGGCGTCTTTCCGATCTCCACTGGCCTGGTCATTTCGGGCCTGGGCCAGCCGGAGTGGCTGATGGAAATCGATGTGATCGCCGTGGTGCCGGACGATTGGACTGCGCCATGA
- the aroQ gene encoding putative dehydroquinate dehydratase — protein MTRRVYFLNGPNANLYGLDNNGTYGSESFASIQARCQRHADELGLSLDFRQSNHEGVLVDWIQEARLNSDAIVINAAGLSYSSVPILDALLMFDGPIIEAHMSNLWKRERFRHHSYVSKAATGVIAGLGALGYELALTAVAELLKP, from the coding sequence ATGACCCGACGCGTGTACTTCCTCAACGGCCCCAACGCCAACCTCTATGGTCTGGACAACAACGGCACCTACGGCAGCGAAAGCTTCGCCAGCATCCAGGCCCGCTGCCAACGCCACGCCGACGAGCTGGGCCTGAGCCTGGACTTTCGCCAGAGCAACCACGAAGGCGTGCTGGTGGACTGGATTCAAGAGGCACGCTTGAACAGCGACGCCATCGTGATCAACGCCGCAGGGCTCAGCTACAGCTCGGTACCGATCCTCGATGCGCTACTGATGTTCGACGGGCCGATCATCGAGGCGCACATGAGCAATCTCTGGAAACGCGAGCGCTTTCGGCATCACTCCTATGTCTCCAAAGCCGCCACCGGCGTGATCGCAGGCTTGGGGGCGCTGGGTTACGAATTGGCCCTGACGGCCGTGGCAGAGTTGCTCAAACCTTGA
- a CDS encoding ABC transporter transmembrane protein — protein MLRAFERWLDPFPPDEVPPPPDGLARFLWACTRGARGYILALALLSAGVSIYEAWLFSFLGQVVDLLSSWQAGGDTGAQESRVLWGVGILLVTSIGLVALRTMVQHQVLAINLPLRLRWDFHRLMLRQSLSFFSDEFSGRVTTKVMQTALSVREVLFTLIEIAPGIGVYFIAIIALAGGFDLRLMLPFLAWVALFGLAMMYFVPRLGKVGQEQANARSSMTGRISDAYTNITTVKLFSHSKREAHFARAAMEDFKVTGFRQMRLVSQFEIVNQALVVGLIMGAGGYALWLWHQGQVGTGAVAAITAMALRINGMSHWIMWQMTSLFESIGTVQDGMATLTRGPKVQDVPDASALVTTGGEVTFDNVSFNYNGERQVLDGLSLSIRPGEKIGLVGRSGAGKSTLINLLLRFYDVDKGEIRIDGQNIAHVSQDSLRSAIGMVTQDTSLLHRSIRDNIAYGRPDATDEQIRSAAASAQADGFISQLSDKQGHSGYDTLVGERGIKLSGGQRQRVAIARVMLKNAPILLLDEATSALDSEVEVAIQESLDHMMKGKTVIAIAHRLSTIAAMDRLIVMDDGRIIEQGTHAELLTKNGTYARLWHHQSGGFLGEDQGVAEAVE, from the coding sequence ATGCTTCGCGCGTTTGAACGATGGCTCGACCCCTTCCCGCCCGATGAAGTGCCGCCACCGCCCGATGGCCTGGCGCGTTTTCTGTGGGCCTGCACCCGGGGCGCGCGTGGTTATATCCTCGCGCTGGCGCTGCTCAGCGCCGGGGTGTCGATTTACGAAGCCTGGCTGTTTTCCTTCCTCGGGCAGGTCGTGGATTTGCTGTCGAGCTGGCAGGCTGGCGGCGATACCGGCGCTCAGGAAAGCCGCGTGCTGTGGGGCGTTGGCATCCTGCTGGTGACCAGCATCGGGCTGGTCGCGTTGCGCACGATGGTTCAGCACCAGGTCCTGGCGATCAACCTGCCGTTGCGGCTGCGCTGGGATTTCCATCGGCTGATGCTGCGCCAAAGCCTGTCGTTTTTCTCCGACGAGTTCTCCGGGCGGGTCACCACCAAGGTGATGCAGACCGCACTGTCGGTTCGTGAGGTGCTGTTCACCCTCATCGAGATCGCGCCGGGGATCGGGGTGTACTTCATCGCGATCATTGCACTGGCCGGCGGGTTTGACCTGCGGCTGATGCTGCCCTTCCTGGCCTGGGTGGCGCTGTTCGGCCTGGCCATGATGTACTTCGTGCCGCGTCTGGGCAAAGTCGGGCAAGAACAGGCCAATGCCCGCTCATCAATGACCGGGCGCATCTCCGATGCCTACACCAACATCACCACGGTGAAGCTGTTCTCCCACTCCAAACGTGAAGCGCATTTCGCCCGCGCCGCCATGGAAGACTTCAAGGTCACCGGCTTTCGCCAGATGCGGCTGGTCAGCCAGTTCGAGATCGTCAACCAGGCTTTGGTGGTCGGTTTGATCATGGGTGCAGGTGGTTATGCGCTATGGCTGTGGCACCAGGGTCAGGTCGGCACCGGCGCGGTGGCAGCGATTACCGCCATGGCGCTGCGCATCAATGGCATGTCGCACTGGATCATGTGGCAGATGACGTCTCTGTTCGAGAGCATCGGCACGGTCCAGGACGGCATGGCCACCTTGACCCGCGGCCCCAAGGTGCAGGATGTGCCGGACGCAAGCGCGCTGGTGACAACCGGCGGCGAAGTGACCTTCGACAATGTCAGCTTCAACTACAACGGCGAGCGCCAGGTGCTCGATGGCTTGAGCCTGAGCATCCGCCCCGGAGAAAAGATCGGTCTGGTAGGCCGCTCCGGCGCGGGCAAATCCACGCTCATCAACCTGCTGTTGCGCTTCTATGACGTGGACAAAGGCGAGATTCGCATCGATGGGCAAAACATCGCCCATGTCAGCCAGGACAGTCTGCGCAGTGCTATCGGCATGGTCACCCAGGACACGTCCCTGCTGCACCGCTCCATACGCGACAACATCGCTTATGGCCGGCCCGATGCCACCGATGAGCAAATCCGCAGTGCTGCGGCCAGCGCCCAGGCCGATGGCTTCATCAGCCAGTTGAGCGACAAGCAAGGCCACTCCGGCTACGACACCCTGGTGGGTGAGCGTGGTATCAAGCTGTCCGGAGGTCAGCGTCAACGCGTCGCTATTGCCCGCGTCATGCTCAAGAATGCGCCGATCCTGCTGCTCGACGAGGCCACCAGTGCGCTGGACTCGGAAGTCGAAGTGGCCATTCAGGAAAGCCTCGATCACATGATGAAGGGCAAGACCGTGATCGCCATCGCCCACCGTCTTTCGACGATTGCCGCCATGGACAGGCTGATCGTGATGGACGACGGACGCATCATCGAGCAAGGCACCCACGCCGAGTTGCTGACGAAGAACGGCACCTATGCGCGGCTCTGGCATCACCAGAGCGGTGGTTTCCTGGGTGAAGATCAGGGCGTGGCTGAGGCCGTGGAGTAG